A window of the Sulfitobacter alexandrii genome harbors these coding sequences:
- a CDS encoding TrbI/VirB10 family protein, producing MSDNNADLEQRLAALEQGNPRHGPVQRRRSPLLALLIVGLILAGGALLYLVSTPEEEIALPTATPDEFQSEGDGFGEIEPFVPPPAPEPEIVVVTPDPVEPNAELLAQIKALQTQIEELKTAPEPVVEEDTAAADAIDALTAQIAALQAASEGAQEQFREELAARDRAMQQLRTDLELARLEASKPTPAPLGPSEDELRAREAERLAREEEARRMAELQRRADEERAFQERRIASPVIAFGGTGGANTGETALSERSFGEVTDFVQNGALPSTVTQAEVIANPSNTVIQGTMIQAVMETALDSSLPGQTRAIISEDVFSFDGTRLLIPRGSRLIGRYRSGIEISQRRVTIAWDRIILPDNQSIQISAFGGDELGRSGVTGFVDTRFAQRFGSAALISIISAAPSAAAAQVENETTAEVLEDVGDDLADATDSVIGEYLSIGPVIHIDQGARVTVMVDRDLEIF from the coding sequence ATGAGCGACAATAACGCCGATCTTGAACAGCGCCTCGCCGCCTTGGAACAGGGCAACCCACGTCATGGGCCCGTTCAGAGGCGTCGATCGCCACTGCTCGCACTCCTCATTGTTGGATTGATCCTCGCCGGTGGTGCGCTGCTCTACCTCGTGTCAACGCCCGAGGAAGAGATCGCCCTGCCAACGGCGACGCCAGACGAGTTCCAATCCGAAGGGGATGGCTTTGGCGAGATCGAACCCTTTGTCCCACCCCCTGCCCCCGAACCGGAAATTGTCGTGGTTACGCCCGACCCGGTCGAACCCAATGCCGAGCTGCTTGCCCAGATCAAAGCCCTCCAGACCCAGATCGAGGAACTGAAGACCGCGCCGGAACCCGTGGTCGAGGAAGACACGGCTGCCGCAGATGCCATCGATGCGCTGACCGCGCAGATCGCGGCCTTGCAGGCGGCGTCAGAGGGAGCACAGGAACAATTCCGAGAGGAGCTTGCCGCCCGCGACCGGGCGATGCAGCAGTTGCGTACGGACCTGGAACTGGCTCGACTCGAGGCCAGCAAACCAACCCCTGCCCCGCTGGGCCCCTCTGAGGATGAGCTTCGTGCCCGGGAGGCGGAGCGTTTAGCCCGCGAAGAAGAAGCTCGGCGCATGGCGGAACTGCAGCGCCGCGCGGATGAGGAACGTGCCTTCCAGGAACGTCGGATTGCTTCGCCGGTTATTGCATTTGGAGGAACTGGCGGTGCCAATACCGGCGAGACGGCACTTTCCGAGCGCAGCTTTGGCGAAGTGACGGATTTCGTGCAGAATGGTGCACTGCCCAGCACCGTGACCCAGGCCGAGGTGATCGCCAACCCCTCGAACACCGTCATCCAGGGCACGATGATCCAGGCCGTGATGGAAACCGCCCTCGACAGCTCCCTGCCCGGCCAAACCCGTGCCATCATCTCCGAAGATGTCTTCAGCTTTGATGGCACGCGGCTGCTGATCCCGCGCGGCTCGCGTCTCATCGGCCGTTACCGGTCCGGCATCGAGATATCGCAGCGCCGCGTCACCATCGCCTGGGACCGAATTATCCTGCCTGACAATCAATCCATCCAGATCAGTGCTTTCGGGGGCGATGAATTGGGCCGGTCCGGCGTGACCGGATTTGTCGACACACGCTTTGCCCAACGCTTCGGCTCGGCCGCGCTCATCTCGATCATCTCCGCAGCCCCAAGCGCTGCCGCAGCCCAGGTCGAAAATGAAACCACAGCCGAAGTGCTCGAGGACGTTGGCGATGATCTGGCTGATGCCACCGATTCCGTGATCGGCGAATACCTCTCCATCGGCCCGGTCATCCATATCGATCAGGGTGCGCGCGTCACCGTCATGGTAGATCGTGATCTGGAGATCTTCTGA
- a CDS encoding TrbG/VirB9 family P-type conjugative transfer protein produces MNLRPLSFILVLAVLVPTLALAEAIPRGGPKDRRVRIATYQEGQVYRLSVSLTHVTTIEFGEGESIRSIIAGDTEGFEIDGVPGGRAFAIKPLARGVHTNVTVYTNRRSYYFNVNEASSPTFYVVQFRYPQDNRRAAGAIARAAPNYNYGASARSEFTPTRIWDDGTFTYFAFPRNAPVPGIFRYANGRERTVNTAVVEDGAIRVSGVSRQWVLRLGEEVVCIEATTPSGAGS; encoded by the coding sequence CTGAATTTGCGCCCCTTGAGTTTCATTCTAGTACTGGCGGTTCTTGTCCCCACTCTTGCCTTAGCCGAAGCTATTCCGCGCGGCGGCCCAAAGGACCGGCGCGTGCGGATCGCAACCTACCAGGAGGGACAGGTCTACCGGCTCAGCGTTTCGTTGACCCATGTCACCACCATCGAGTTTGGCGAGGGTGAAAGCATCCGGTCGATCATCGCTGGCGATACGGAAGGCTTCGAGATCGACGGCGTGCCGGGCGGGCGGGCCTTCGCCATCAAGCCGCTGGCCCGCGGTGTGCACACCAACGTCACGGTCTACACCAATCGCCGCAGCTACTATTTCAACGTGAATGAGGCCTCGAGCCCGACCTTCTACGTGGTCCAGTTCCGCTACCCTCAGGACAACCGCCGGGCGGCGGGTGCGATCGCACGTGCGGCGCCGAACTACAATTACGGCGCCAGTGCGCGTTCCGAGTTCACCCCGACGCGGATCTGGGATGACGGGACCTTCACCTATTTTGCCTTCCCGCGAAACGCACCGGTGCCCGGCATCTTCCGCTATGCGAACGGCCGTGAGCGCACGGTGAACACCGCCGTCGTGGAAGATGGCGCCATCCGAGTCTCCGGCGTGAGCCGCCAATGGGTGCTGCGGCTCGGCGAGGAAGTGGTTTGCATCGAAGCGACGACACCCTCGGGAGCGGGCTCATGA
- a CDS encoding virB8 family protein — MTSLDEETAIIEEELVYGALRRERLWQRLGLLGLIFGILGCLGAAAVAILDVDPPPVVVPYDPNTGFALPEASVGATTVTENQAIIEAEVFRYVTDREVYNQLDNDVRIRSVLRRSDGAAQASLRQIWNSANAQYPPTVYGPNARLEVEILSINRIGNNRASVRLRKRLTSINGVQAGLFTATMLFEFRPETRRTIDEVWTNPFGFTVIEYSIRSDRLEN, encoded by the coding sequence ATGACGAGTTTGGACGAAGAAACGGCCATCATCGAAGAAGAACTGGTCTACGGCGCCCTGCGCCGGGAACGGCTCTGGCAACGCCTCGGACTCCTGGGGCTGATCTTCGGCATCCTTGGCTGCCTCGGTGCTGCCGCGGTTGCGATCCTCGATGTGGATCCGCCACCCGTCGTCGTGCCCTACGATCCCAACACCGGCTTTGCTCTGCCCGAGGCCTCAGTTGGCGCCACCACCGTCACGGAAAACCAGGCCATCATCGAGGCGGAGGTCTTCCGCTATGTGACCGATCGTGAGGTCTATAACCAGCTCGACAATGATGTGCGCATCAGAAGCGTGCTGCGACGCTCGGACGGAGCCGCGCAGGCCTCTTTGCGCCAAATCTGGAACTCGGCGAACGCGCAATACCCGCCGACCGTCTATGGACCGAACGCAAGGCTTGAGGTCGAGATCCTCAGCATCAATCGGATCGGCAACAACCGGGCGAGCGTTCGGTTGCGCAAACGCCTGACCTCCATCAATGGCGTTCAGGCTGGGCTGTTCACGGCGACGATGCTCTTCGAGTTCCGCCCCGAGACCCGCCGCACCATCGATGAGGTCTGGACCAACCCCTTTGGATTTACCGTCATCGAGTATTCGATCCGCTCGGACAGATTGGAGAACTGA
- a CDS encoding type IV secretion system protein, whose translation MFWSRRFPQFLRSASLVSTIAIGSCFFTSTPGQAQGVPVVDTQNITQNIQQLRQMIEDEILQNEQLTQLREQLATLRDQLAELQRTYEALTRLAELPEIIRTQMEEELNGLLDREFGDIIATIEAIKTGDFSRLTGSGASKIETQMDRVLADLGFDDDTLREMATSGNASANRIATQATTGALVSAAAQNSYDDAGQSLERVDRLVGLIDDMDELKESVDLNTRVTAELAIALVAMWQLEAVQTVGDGTGGVIDAATIAEEQRFMEFTLPTLRAD comes from the coding sequence ATGTTTTGGTCACGTCGTTTCCCGCAGTTTCTGCGCAGTGCGTCACTTGTCAGCACCATCGCGATTGGCAGCTGTTTCTTCACCAGCACTCCGGGCCAGGCCCAGGGTGTGCCGGTCGTCGACACCCAGAACATCACCCAGAATATCCAGCAGCTTCGGCAGATGATCGAAGATGAAATCCTGCAGAACGAGCAGCTCACGCAACTTCGCGAACAGCTGGCCACACTCAGGGATCAACTCGCGGAGCTGCAACGCACCTATGAGGCGCTGACACGCCTCGCCGAGCTACCCGAGATTATCCGAACTCAGATGGAAGAGGAGCTGAACGGTCTCCTTGATCGGGAGTTCGGGGACATCATCGCAACCATCGAAGCAATCAAGACCGGCGACTTCTCCAGGCTCACAGGCTCCGGGGCCAGCAAGATCGAAACCCAGATGGACCGGGTGCTGGCCGATCTCGGCTTCGATGATGATACGCTCCGCGAGATGGCCACCAGCGGCAATGCAAGCGCCAACCGTATCGCGACGCAGGCGACCACCGGCGCCCTGGTCTCGGCCGCGGCCCAGAACAGCTACGACGATGCCGGGCAATCACTCGAGCGCGTTGATCGGCTCGTGGGCCTCATCGACGACATGGATGAGCTCAAGGAAAGCGTCGATCTCAACACCCGCGTCACGGCAGAGCTGGCCATCGCGCTTGTGGCCATGTGGCAGCTTGAAGCGGTGCAGACGGTGGGCGATGGCACCGGCGGTGTGATCGACGCCGCCACCATCGCCGAGGAGCAGCGCTTCATGGAGTTCACCCTCCCCACCCTACGTGCGGACTAA
- a CDS encoding Mu transposase C-terminal domain-containing protein — protein MVSERLAKHRAAVLRPILELEKKGEPISAAIGDAAWELGLAKSHTWSLYRRLRENDGRAAALELSRRGPKPGSKRIAREVEDLIDERLRRYYLVRERSSFLRIWREIRSECEAKGFQPPARKTLKARLDAMDEKEIVRKRRGAKEANKTFAARPGRLAVGTPLEIVQIDHTLADIILVDHVDRRPLARPYLTVAIDVATRIVLGVFVSFDAPSVLSIALCLDHCVRRKSIHVPGKLEELVWPTSGIPKAIHVDNAQEFHSDAFSSACEDWGIAVEYRPPGATHFGGHIERLIGTAMGAVHVLPGTTQSSAAEKGDYDSEKHAALTLAEFEDWLHLEICRYHNTRHEALGRTPLAAWADLGGDTAGRQVVDVEAFRTSFLPFELRQLGRTGITLFGVHYWSDAFASLVGRGSGKVQVKYDPRDLSQVWVLVNDGRMIPARYRDLSHPRISLWESRRARKEWQDRHGGRINEKALFQVIDAQRRLAEAARQKTRTARLESERETRLPKHQPRRDPSREMFAIDTGNPDLPTYPIEEFDDPRRKN, from the coding sequence GTGGTCAGCGAGCGTCTTGCAAAACATCGAGCAGCAGTCCTCCGTCCGATCCTGGAACTTGAGAAGAAGGGTGAGCCGATCAGTGCGGCAATCGGAGATGCTGCTTGGGAACTAGGTTTGGCGAAGAGCCACACCTGGTCGCTTTACCGCCGTTTGCGCGAGAACGATGGGCGGGCCGCAGCACTGGAACTCAGTCGCCGGGGGCCGAAACCGGGGTCGAAACGGATCGCGCGAGAAGTCGAAGACCTCATCGATGAACGCCTACGGCGCTATTATCTGGTCCGCGAACGCTCCAGCTTTCTGCGAATTTGGCGTGAGATCCGTTCGGAATGCGAGGCAAAGGGCTTCCAGCCACCGGCACGAAAAACGCTGAAAGCTCGGCTCGATGCAATGGACGAGAAAGAGATTGTTAGAAAGCGCCGTGGTGCCAAGGAGGCGAACAAGACTTTTGCGGCACGTCCGGGCCGGCTTGCGGTTGGAACGCCACTGGAAATTGTTCAGATCGATCACACCTTGGCCGACATCATTTTGGTCGATCACGTGGATCGGCGACCGCTTGCGCGCCCATATTTGACGGTAGCCATCGATGTTGCAACCCGGATCGTTCTCGGGGTCTTCGTCAGCTTTGATGCACCATCAGTTCTTTCGATCGCGCTCTGCCTCGATCATTGTGTGCGTCGGAAATCGATCCACGTCCCAGGGAAGCTGGAAGAATTGGTCTGGCCGACATCCGGCATCCCGAAGGCGATCCATGTCGATAACGCGCAGGAGTTCCACAGCGACGCCTTCTCATCGGCCTGCGAAGATTGGGGCATTGCCGTCGAGTACCGCCCGCCTGGTGCAACGCACTTCGGAGGTCATATCGAACGTTTGATCGGAACGGCCATGGGGGCTGTTCATGTTTTGCCCGGGACCACGCAATCCTCCGCTGCCGAGAAGGGCGATTATGACAGCGAGAAACATGCGGCTCTGACCCTGGCCGAGTTCGAGGACTGGCTTCATCTGGAGATTTGCCGCTACCACAATACCCGCCACGAAGCCCTCGGGCGAACGCCGCTGGCCGCTTGGGCTGACTTGGGCGGAGACACTGCGGGGCGGCAGGTTGTCGATGTCGAAGCCTTCCGGACAAGCTTCCTGCCTTTTGAGTTGCGCCAGCTCGGGCGCACTGGGATCACTCTCTTTGGGGTGCACTACTGGAGTGATGCCTTCGCGTCGTTGGTCGGACGGGGCAGCGGCAAGGTGCAGGTGAAGTACGACCCGCGGGACCTGTCGCAGGTCTGGGTTCTCGTCAATGATGGCCGCATGATCCCGGCTCGGTATCGGGATCTGAGCCACCCTCGGATATCGCTTTGGGAAAGTCGTCGGGCGCGGAAGGAATGGCAAGACAGGCATGGCGGTCGGATCAACGAGAAGGCCTTGTTCCAGGTGATCGACGCGCAGAGACGACTGGCCGAGGCGGCGCGTCAGAAGACAAGGACCGCCCGTCTGGAGAGCGAACGCGAGACGCGGCTTCCCAAGCACCAGCCGCGCCGCGATCCGTCCCGAGAAATGTTCGCCATCGACACTGGTAACCCAGACCTCCCCACTTATCCGATTGAAGAGTTTGATGACCCCAGAAGAAAGAATTGA
- a CDS encoding TniB family NTP-binding protein, with protein MTPEERIDRIRSDHWIAFDRATIVLNRLTSLMEMPQQSRMPGLMVYGSSGIGKTMIAKRMASKYPTQYNAELGITKTPILLVQAPPAPDERRFYQHILSTIGAPMWGRHTVSELEVRALSHLRDMDLKMLMIDEVHNLLAGSYREQRRFLNMLRFLANDLCASLVVFGVNEALEAVRGDDQLARRLDEHYLPLWEDDVEFSRLIQTLIAAMALEQRSGLTVASLRTILKVTGGVTSRVCSS; from the coding sequence ATGACCCCAGAAGAAAGAATTGACCGCATCCGCAGCGATCATTGGATCGCATTCGACCGTGCCACGATTGTTCTCAACCGATTGACGTCCCTGATGGAAATGCCGCAGCAGAGCCGGATGCCTGGCCTGATGGTCTATGGCAGTTCCGGTATTGGCAAGACGATGATCGCCAAGCGCATGGCCAGCAAGTATCCGACGCAGTACAACGCAGAACTGGGCATCACGAAGACCCCCATCCTGCTGGTTCAGGCGCCGCCAGCGCCGGACGAGCGACGCTTCTACCAGCACATCCTTTCGACGATCGGGGCGCCGATGTGGGGGCGGCATACCGTGTCCGAACTTGAGGTCCGCGCGCTCAGTCATCTTCGGGATATGGACCTGAAGATGCTGATGATCGACGAGGTGCACAATCTGCTTGCCGGTAGTTACCGGGAGCAACGCCGGTTCCTGAACATGCTGCGGTTCTTGGCCAACGATCTCTGTGCCTCGCTTGTCGTTTTCGGTGTCAACGAAGCGCTCGAGGCCGTCCGCGGTGACGACCAACTGGCCCGTCGCCTGGACGAACACTACCTGCCGCTCTGGGAGGACGACGTGGAGTTCTCTCGGCTCATCCAAACGCTGATTGCCGCGATGGCACTTGAGCAGCGGTCGGGCCTCACGGTTGCGTCGCTTCGGACAATCCTGAAAGTGACGGGCGGTGTGACCTCGCGCGTGTGTTCATCATGA
- a CDS encoding TniQ family protein, which produces MGEACLEHSAPTHRGVRVTVNPLPRRPPPVSDELLSSWIGRLARANHCSVEELCGYLGLGQGRVPEHAGDLGHVNWARLCPAVQQTRDEIAAMTLPDTTHHPAQCVSSDDFQSCANCSKQTSGLVLRHWRFAWSLTCENCGRPLVARHPADGLSNRLRVRAARGAALLKTAVAAADLRHMQRISHTLCLLQVLELVYSVPLTSRCQLERSIALAAVDVCSARPLLGVAILLRGNEQAFWDLRRAFPQRRRLIEKVRKLSMNLDMRLPRRRRQESSPVDRSARATSPKKTSAQALDAARQAISELGADADRQALLARADAIWKRQSCVSH; this is translated from the coding sequence ATGGGCGAAGCATGCTTGGAGCATTCCGCGCCAACCCATCGCGGAGTTCGGGTGACCGTGAACCCATTGCCGCGTCGACCGCCACCGGTATCCGACGAGCTTCTCTCGAGCTGGATCGGGCGGTTGGCCCGGGCCAATCATTGTTCCGTCGAAGAGCTTTGCGGCTATCTCGGTTTGGGGCAGGGCAGGGTGCCGGAGCATGCGGGTGACCTTGGGCATGTGAACTGGGCTCGGCTATGTCCGGCGGTTCAGCAGACCCGGGATGAGATCGCGGCCATGACCCTCCCGGACACGACGCATCATCCCGCTCAATGCGTATCTAGCGATGACTTCCAAAGTTGCGCAAACTGCTCGAAACAAACCTCGGGACTGGTCCTGCGCCACTGGCGCTTCGCCTGGTCGCTGACTTGCGAAAACTGTGGTCGACCTCTTGTGGCGAGGCATCCGGCCGATGGTCTATCAAACAGGCTACGTGTCCGCGCCGCTCGGGGCGCGGCATTGCTGAAGACGGCGGTTGCCGCCGCCGATCTGAGGCACATGCAGCGGATCAGCCATACGCTGTGCCTCTTACAAGTACTTGAGTTGGTATACAGCGTGCCACTCACGTCGCGGTGTCAACTGGAGCGGTCAATAGCACTCGCAGCTGTCGATGTCTGCTCAGCCCGTCCATTATTGGGAGTGGCCATCTTGCTGCGCGGAAATGAACAAGCATTCTGGGATCTCCGACGCGCCTTTCCTCAGCGCAGACGTTTGATTGAGAAGGTGCGCAAGCTGTCGATGAACCTCGATATGCGACTTCCGCGAAGACGTCGGCAGGAAAGCAGTCCCGTTGACCGATCTGCCAGGGCGACGTCGCCCAAAAAGACGTCTGCGCAGGCCCTAGACGCTGCCCGTCAGGCCATCTCCGAGCTCGGTGCCGATGCAGATCGTCAAGCGCTTCTGGCACGAGCCGATGCAATCTGGAAGCGCCAAAGCTGTGTCAGCCACTGA
- a CDS encoding acyl-CoA dehydrogenase family protein, producing the protein MTDTDTTGQGRDRALADFQGSDKARAAAAALVDFLLDDIADFEAREGIRWGDHASEAQLRQVWKLSAERGFYSYLLPEELGGQGLSLADMLAVREAAILSGVSLAQHVMGDLSGPPRIGHMFKVASPHQVAHFLDPVCAADKAICFALTEADAGSDAGAIRTTAKRSGNGWKLNGTKRFISGGAYADLAIVLAVTDPEAGPRGISAFFVDLRAPGASRDSDYEVLTGRGDHADLTFEDVHVPPENLIGEEGRGFGLGMARINVNRLIHCSTIWGSARLALALSIERASGRRQFGKPIAAFQAIRHMLADMATETYAGRSMMYDAARRLEAGQDIRTQASICKLYAGEAGFRVADTAMQVHGGVGTLKGSPVEAIFRKLRMFRIVTGTSEIQRNTIAKGILPDGA; encoded by the coding sequence ATGACGGATACGGACACAACCGGGCAGGGCAGGGACCGGGCCCTCGCCGATTTCCAGGGGTCGGACAAGGCGCGCGCCGCCGCCGCCGCGCTGGTGGATTTCCTGCTGGACGACATCGCGGATTTCGAGGCCCGCGAGGGGATACGCTGGGGCGATCACGCCAGCGAAGCGCAACTGCGTCAGGTCTGGAAGCTTTCGGCCGAGCGCGGCTTCTACAGCTACCTGCTGCCCGAGGAGCTGGGCGGGCAGGGTCTGTCGCTGGCCGACATGCTGGCGGTACGCGAGGCGGCGATCCTCTCGGGTGTCTCGCTAGCGCAGCACGTCATGGGCGACCTGTCCGGCCCGCCCCGCATCGGCCACATGTTCAAGGTGGCCTCGCCGCATCAGGTCGCGCATTTCCTCGATCCCGTCTGCGCCGCCGACAAGGCGATCTGCTTTGCCCTTACAGAGGCCGACGCGGGGTCGGACGCGGGCGCCATCCGCACGACGGCCAAGAGATCCGGCAACGGATGGAAGCTCAATGGCACGAAGCGCTTCATCTCGGGCGGCGCCTATGCCGATCTCGCGATCGTGCTCGCTGTGACGGACCCCGAGGCCGGTCCGCGCGGCATCTCCGCTTTCTTCGTCGACCTGCGCGCGCCCGGCGCCTCGCGCGACAGCGACTACGAGGTGCTGACCGGCCGGGGCGATCACGCCGACCTGACCTTCGAGGACGTACATGTGCCGCCAGAGAACCTGATCGGCGAGGAAGGCCGCGGGTTCGGGCTGGGCATGGCGCGGATCAACGTGAACCGGCTGATCCATTGTTCGACCATCTGGGGATCGGCGCGGCTGGCGCTGGCGCTTTCCATCGAGCGGGCGAGCGGGCGCAGGCAGTTCGGCAAGCCCATCGCGGCCTTTCAGGCGATCCGGCACATGCTGGCCGACATGGCGACGGAAACCTACGCGGGGCGGTCGATGATGTACGACGCCGCCCGCCGGCTCGAGGCGGGGCAGGACATCCGCACGCAGGCTTCCATCTGCAAGCTCTACGCGGGCGAGGCAGGCTTTCGGGTGGCGGATACCGCGATGCAGGTGCACGGTGGCGTCGGCACACTGAAGGGCAGCCCGGTCGAGGCAATCTTCCGGAAGCTGCGCATGTTCCGCATCGTCACCGGCACCAGTGAAATCCAGCGCAACACGATCGCAAAGGGCATCCTGCCGGACGGCGCGTGA
- a CDS encoding glycosyltransferase family 2 protein, protein MKICAITMVYRDYWALSQWYAHYSRHLGSEHLFIVAHGSDPKIAALCPRANVLAVPRSDLAGFDRMRGQMLNSIQDGLGVIYDWVIRTDADELICLDPAHHASFATLFRSHRRSNALFALGLNIAEDIEDGTMKATDAALTKRSNAVFSGHYSKAWAVRRGTHLVRHGINLAKDAAMVMPEGVYLAHLKYASIDALTEANLHRSEIASGKEDGLPGKAWLHADKDAQKFFDTFHAAPVVDWNAAKADAYAKIAHDPVAEASQKVLRARSVTFDSRTVLPDWFKYC, encoded by the coding sequence ATGAAGATATGTGCGATCACAATGGTTTACCGAGATTACTGGGCGTTATCGCAATGGTACGCACATTATTCACGGCACCTTGGTTCGGAACACCTGTTCATTGTGGCACATGGATCCGACCCAAAGATCGCCGCGCTTTGCCCCCGGGCGAACGTGTTGGCGGTACCGAGATCGGATCTCGCCGGGTTCGACAGGATGCGGGGGCAGATGCTCAACAGCATCCAGGACGGATTGGGTGTCATCTATGATTGGGTGATCAGAACGGACGCCGATGAGCTGATCTGTCTTGATCCCGCGCATCATGCCTCGTTCGCAACCTTGTTCAGGTCGCATCGTCGATCCAACGCCCTGTTCGCCCTCGGGCTGAACATCGCCGAGGACATCGAGGATGGCACGATGAAGGCTACGGATGCCGCGCTGACCAAGCGCAGCAATGCGGTTTTCTCCGGCCATTACAGCAAGGCCTGGGCAGTTCGGCGTGGGACGCACCTGGTCCGCCATGGCATCAACCTCGCAAAAGATGCTGCAATGGTCATGCCCGAGGGGGTCTACCTGGCGCATCTGAAGTACGCCAGCATCGACGCCCTGACAGAGGCAAACCTGCATCGCTCTGAGATCGCCTCCGGCAAGGAGGATGGCCTGCCCGGCAAAGCCTGGCTGCACGCTGACAAGGATGCCCAGAAGTTCTTTGACACGTTTCATGCCGCACCAGTGGTGGATTGGAACGCTGCGAAAGCAGATGCATACGCGAAGATCGCGCATGATCCGGTCGCTGAAGCATCGCAAAAGGTGCTCAGGGCGCGGTCGGTGACTTTCGACAGCCGAACGGTTCTGCCTGACTGGTTCAAATACTGCTGA
- a CDS encoding sensor histidine kinase: MSRRIGYVRFLFLAVFVGTVLFSIGVIYKLDGRVRSIQTAEQSDPLWIGSHLQFELLRLENALGQVALGQTPATDAVLRLDIAWSRIFVLQEGKLGRLLADFRLDQSVLTDLEETFIDIEPQIKALGAPGLTDDARRENAAAILGRLDGFDLAVRQFLLHLAEAKSETMAEFRSGLLSLSRGVGYLGIAIITLVGFFMLLLLIELRLARNNEDDMRMLAREATSASRMKMNFMSVVSHELRTPLTSILGGLSLLKARLGQTVDDPAVFKLLDVASRNGDRLLALVNDILDAQALDEGKVSLDRGTVDLNDLVITAVEGCQDYAERFGVTYDTDLADGRPVAFTDSSRMTQVLVNLLSNAAKFSRSGDVVEVSVRQHDHTARIEVTDHGIGIPADRMDGIFSPFHQVNPGSSSGTKSSGLGLSITKQLIELLGGRIGFASVEGEGSSFWIELELVADHGGH, encoded by the coding sequence GTGAGCCGGCGCATCGGATATGTACGTTTCCTGTTTCTGGCCGTTTTCGTAGGAACCGTCCTTTTCAGTATCGGCGTGATCTACAAGCTCGACGGTCGCGTCAGAAGCATCCAGACAGCCGAGCAAAGCGATCCGCTCTGGATCGGATCGCACCTGCAATTCGAACTGCTGCGGCTGGAGAACGCCCTTGGCCAGGTCGCGCTTGGCCAAACCCCCGCGACGGATGCGGTGCTGCGCCTCGACATCGCCTGGAGCCGGATATTCGTCCTGCAGGAAGGCAAACTCGGCCGCCTGCTGGCGGATTTCCGGCTGGACCAGAGCGTCCTGACCGACCTGGAAGAGACGTTCATCGACATCGAGCCGCAGATCAAGGCGCTTGGCGCCCCCGGCCTGACCGATGACGCGCGACGCGAGAACGCCGCGGCCATCCTCGGCAGGCTGGATGGTTTCGACCTCGCGGTGCGGCAGTTTCTGCTGCACCTTGCCGAGGCAAAGAGCGAGACCATGGCGGAATTCAGGTCGGGTTTGCTGTCCCTGTCCCGCGGCGTCGGCTATCTGGGCATCGCCATCATCACCCTTGTCGGCTTCTTCATGCTGCTTCTGCTGATCGAGCTCAGGCTCGCCAGAAACAACGAAGATGACATGCGCATGCTCGCCAGGGAAGCGACCTCGGCCTCGCGGATGAAGATGAATTTCATGAGCGTGGTAAGTCACGAGCTTCGCACCCCGCTGACGTCGATCCTCGGCGGGCTTTCCCTGCTCAAGGCGCGGCTTGGCCAGACGGTCGACGATCCAGCCGTTTTCAAACTGCTCGACGTGGCCAGCCGCAATGGTGACCGGCTTCTTGCGCTGGTGAACGACATTCTGGATGCCCAGGCACTCGACGAGGGCAAAGTCTCGCTGGACCGCGGCACCGTGGATCTGAACGATCTCGTCATCACGGCAGTGGAAGGATGCCAGGATTACGCCGAGCGATTCGGGGTGACCTATGACACGGACCTGGCCGATGGCCGCCCGGTCGCCTTCACGGACAGTTCGCGGATGACGCAGGTGCTGGTCAATCTCTTGTCCAACGCGGCAAAATTCTCGAGGTCCGGAGATGTCGTCGAGGTCTCGGTCAGGCAGCACGATCACACCGCCCGCATAGAGGTCACGGACCACGGCATCGGCATTCCGGCCGACCGGATGGACGGGATCTTTTCGCCCTTCCACCAGGTCAATCCCGGCAGCTCTTCAGGCACCAAGAGCAGCGGCCTCGGTCTGAGCATCACCAAACAGCTGATCGAACTGCTCGGCGGCCGAATCGGCTTCGCCTCGGTCGAGGGGGAAGGATCGTCCTTCTGGATCGAGCTGGAGCTGGTGGCGGACCACGGCGGTCATTAG